One window from the genome of Rhodothermales bacterium encodes:
- a CDS encoding acryloyl-CoA reductase, giving the protein MTAVPTKTRCLVLTQQDGRTSASIESVPIASIPNRGDVLVNVAYSSLNYKDALAVTGRGKIIRGEFPFVPGIDLAGTVVESDSRLFTPGDEVIATGWGLGESSWGGYTEYQRVRSEWLVPVPAGLDLRMAMAFGTAGLTAMLAVKSIESKGIGPSDGEVVVTGATGGVGSMAILILAGLGYAVVASTGKPDAHAYLRRLGASTIIDRGILSAGAARPLDTGSWAAAIDSVGGSTLSAILSQIKRHGVVALCGLVGGAEFESTVYPFILRGVSLVGIDSNTCPPPLRTSAWERIAGIVPSNDVLQTVRMVKLQDVSEVCEEMLAGRITGRTVVSIFGEDA; this is encoded by the coding sequence TTGACAGCTGTACCGACCAAAACGCGATGTCTTGTTCTCACTCAACAGGACGGTAGGACTTCGGCATCGATTGAGAGCGTCCCCATCGCCTCCATACCCAACAGGGGAGACGTCCTTGTCAATGTGGCGTATAGCAGCCTCAACTACAAAGATGCACTGGCCGTGACCGGGCGCGGCAAGATCATCCGGGGTGAGTTTCCGTTCGTCCCCGGGATTGACCTCGCAGGAACCGTTGTCGAATCGGACAGCCGTTTGTTCACACCCGGGGACGAAGTCATTGCGACGGGCTGGGGTCTGGGTGAGAGCTCCTGGGGTGGATACACCGAGTACCAGCGCGTTCGGTCCGAATGGCTGGTGCCCGTACCGGCGGGCCTTGATTTGCGGATGGCGATGGCTTTCGGGACCGCCGGCCTCACGGCGATGCTGGCAGTGAAGTCGATTGAATCGAAGGGCATCGGCCCATCAGATGGCGAGGTCGTCGTGACGGGCGCGACCGGTGGGGTCGGCAGTATGGCGATCCTGATTCTCGCCGGGCTCGGATATGCGGTGGTCGCATCGACAGGTAAGCCAGACGCTCACGCGTATCTGCGTCGTCTTGGTGCATCGACGATCATCGACCGGGGCATTCTTTCGGCAGGTGCGGCGCGTCCGCTGGATACCGGATCCTGGGCTGCAGCAATTGACAGTGTCGGCGGGTCGACGTTGTCAGCGATTCTTAGTCAGATCAAGCGACACGGAGTGGTCGCTTTATGTGGACTGGTTGGCGGGGCTGAGTTCGAGAGTACCGTGTATCCGTTTATCCTGCGAGGCGTGAGCCTGGTCGGGATTGACTCAAATACATGTCCACCGCCTCTGCGTACATCTGCCTGGGAACGAATCGCCGGTATCGTGCCGAGTAACGACGTGCTTCAGACGGTTCGGATGGTGAAACTCCAGGATGTGTCGGAAGTGTGCGAAGAGATGCTCGCTGGACGGATCACAGGTCGAACCGTTGTCAGCATTTTCGGCGAAGACGCGTAG
- a CDS encoding energy transducer TonB produces the protein MSQSSFETPVTRTDRTRPDNLQRHAVRENEYRSLALVSLALSLLAITVLFKIPLGAPDTRVGWAPSSTTDPIEFSASRGVRATRMEGGIATTMDGPQPNRPASTDGGETVEPEAERSKAVAATPMQARETIFDHVESPPAIRGGLGAYYINIEYPPEAIERQIEGRLVLRFVVGTDGQPSDVVVMKSLHPLCDSAAVRALRRTRFVVGRQNGKKVAVRMQLPVRFRLVGPGQRSEDGT, from the coding sequence GTGTCACAATCGTCATTCGAGACGCCGGTGACCCGTACCGACAGAACACGCCCGGACAACCTGCAGCGTCACGCTGTACGAGAAAACGAGTATCGTAGCCTCGCCCTCGTGTCTCTGGCGCTAAGTCTCCTGGCGATAACCGTCTTGTTCAAGATCCCGCTCGGAGCACCGGATACGCGTGTCGGCTGGGCTCCGTCGTCGACAACCGATCCCATCGAATTCAGCGCCAGCCGCGGGGTGCGGGCGACCCGCATGGAAGGCGGAATTGCAACCACCATGGACGGCCCGCAACCGAATCGTCCGGCGAGTACTGATGGGGGCGAGACCGTCGAGCCGGAGGCCGAGCGGTCGAAGGCCGTCGCAGCAACTCCAATGCAAGCCCGGGAGACGATCTTCGACCACGTGGAGTCGCCTCCGGCCATCCGGGGGGGACTCGGTGCCTACTACATCAACATAGAGTATCCCCCGGAGGCGATCGAGCGCCAGATCGAGGGCCGCCTCGTGCTACGATTCGTTGTGGGTACCGACGGCCAGCCCAGCGACGTCGTCGTCATGAAGTCACTGCATCCACTTTGCGATTCGGCCGCAGTGCGGGCCCTGAGACGCACGAGGTTTGTCGTGGGACGCCAGAATGGAAAGAAAGTGGCGGTCAGAATGCAGCTTCCGGTCCGCTTCAGGCTTGTGGGCCCGGGCCAGCGGAGCGAGGACGGAACGTGA